Proteins encoded in a region of the Penaeus vannamei isolate JL-2024 chromosome 30, ASM4276789v1, whole genome shotgun sequence genome:
- the LOC113801900 gene encoding gastrula zinc finger protein XlCGF49.1, producing MVLLVTISEQEFIQMVIKQMMQQTNYQWGDSRRTTRERQNATSTNKVHQCPYCPYRATKNHTLQRHLLKHTGEKPFSCPYCSYGTTRKEFLREHINRHTGEKPFACPFCSYSSSHKNILRRHMIKHTAERAFQCAHCQYQAPDKETLTLHIQSHNIGGPL from the exons ATGGTCCTGTTAGTCACCATATCGGAACAAGAGTTTATTCAGATGGTCATTAAACAA ATGATGCAGCAGACAAACTATCAATGGGGAGATTCCAGAAGGACCACAAGAGAAAGGCAGAATGCAACATCCACCAACAAAGTGCATCAGTGCCCTTACTGTCCCTACAGAGCAACAAAGAACCATACTCTTCAGAGGCATCTCTTGAAACATACTGGAGAGAAGCCTTTTTCATGCCCTTATTGTTCTTATGGAACAACGAGAAAGGAGTTTTTGAGAGAACATATCAATAGACATACAGGAGAAAAGCCTTTTGCTTGTCCATTTTGTTCGTATAGTTCCTCACACAAGAACATCCTAAGAAGGCATATGATCAAACACACAGCAGAGAGAGCATTTCAGTGTGCACATTGCCAATATCAAGCACCAGATAAGGAAACTCTAACACTGCACATCCAGAGTCACAACATTGGAGGACCTCTGTAG